The Obesumbacterium proteus DNA window GCGCGCTCTTGCTCAATGATTTGCATTTTAAGCGCACGAATATTGGGATTAAACGCATCGCGCCGCCAGATAAGCCATGTTGCGGTGTGGGCGATATCGTCAGGCAATGTGTGTACGGCGACGCGCTCATGGCCGGGTAAGAGAGATAAAACCGAGCGCGGGATCATTGCAATACCGGCACCGCTGGCGGCGCAGGCTAGCATGGCGTGGTAGGACTGAATTTCCATAATCGCGCCGGGTACCGCACCATCTTGCTGAAACCACGATTCAAAACGCAGGCGGTATGAGCAGCTTGGCCGAAAGGCAAATAGTGTTTGATTGGCGGCGTCTTTAGCACGCGTAATCGGTGGATGTTCAAGGCTAGAAATCACTACCATCTCTTCACGAAAAGCAATGCAGCCATTCAGTTCATCATGATTGAGCGGTCCGTCGACTAACCCTGCGGCAAGCGTCCCCGCGCGTACTTTCTCGGTAATCTCACCTGAAGTTCCCGTCACCAAAGAGAGTGATACCTGAGGATAGCTTTGGTGATAGGCCGCCAATAACACCGGTAAACGCGTTGCTGCGGTACTTTCCATTGAGCCTAACGCAAAGCTTCCTGCCGGTTCTCCGGCATGCGTGATGCTCATTGCTTCATCGCTGAGCGCCAGAATTCGCTTGGCGTAGTTGAGAAAATTATGCCCCATCGGTGAAAGGCGTAAGCGCTGTTTCTCTCGAATGAACAGATCGGTGCCCAGCTCCTGCTCTAGCTGACGCAAACGAGTGGTCAGGTTAGAAGGAACGCGATGAAGTAGCTCCGCTGCACGAGCAACTGAGCCAGTTTCAGCTACGCTACAGAACATGCGGAGTTGGGTGAGATCCATGTTTGTTCTCTTATCGTGAATTACTTTACGGAAAATATTCACTTTTCATGATTATTTTTGCAAGCAAATTTTGCATGAAATCGGATTCGTTGGTGCCACTAGTCGTAACAAAACGGGAAACCGATTGTTATAGCTATAAAAAATGAGGGTGTAATTAAGCGAAGAATGTTAATTATGAGTAAAGTATGGCATAGTTTTATAAGAAACATTTTATTGTTTTAGTTATGAGTAAGAGAATTATTTGGTGTTGGCTGGCTTTTTGTACTAAAAAACCTTGAATAACTATCCAAGAAAAGAAAAATAATGACTTATTATAGTAATAAATAACACTATATTTAGGTAGCACATGAATCTGATATCATACTGTTGCTGTAAAATATTTATTATTAGTTTATTGCTATTATTGTCTAACGTTTCTGTTGGGGGAAATGGCGGCGATTGAGCATCTTCGTGTTTTTCCATCGGGATATCTTGACAAGCGATAAGAGAAAAACGATATCCTTTATTTCTCACCGTGAGGATTGTGTTTTTTAACCCGCAAATAGCTAGTATCCTTCTAACCTTATGTATTAGTTGTGATAAATTATCTATATATTCGTGGTTCTCTGCATCATCAGGCCAGAGTTCGGCGATGACTTCTTCTTTGGTTAATATTTTATCAGCATGTTTAATCAGCAGTTTTAACAGCATAACTTCCATATATGACAAGTGAATATAGCTTTCATCATAGCATATACATTGATTGCTAAGATCAATATGGCACCTTTCGTTTAGTGTCAACATAATGTACCTCTCAGGTATAGAACACGTATAATATATGCTTGTTATGGCATTGTATGTTATTTGGTTGGATTTTCATTATTGGCATTTTTCTATGGATGTACTAAAAATCTTACTTTATTTATTGTGAATATCTCAAGTGAATTGTCACATGTTATGTATATTTTTACTCATCTATAAACTATATAGATCGTTATTTTGTTGGTATTCGCCTGGTGTATGAATTATATCGAGATATCACTACCTATTGTGTGGGAAATAATTAGGCAGGCGTAGCTCAGGATTTAGTCTATTTATTAAAAGCGTTGTTCAATGTTTGTTATGCCTTTTGAATCAATATTTAAATAGGGCTTTTTCATTCTCTTGTCATTCAGAATAATATTAATAATATTTTAAAAAAATTATTTATTACGAGGTGCGTTTGTTATCTAAGTTTAAAATATTAATTCTGTTGGTTTTTTTATATTTCGGTTGTTAACTGAATTTGTGCGGAATGACGCTATTTAGTTTCGCGCTCAATCTCGTATCAACTTAATAAGGACTGAATATGAACAGAAAATTACAGGCGTTAATTTCAACGTCAGTTTTAACCGCCGGAGTGATGTTTTATTGCCAAGCTTCTTATGCCCATGGGTTTGTCACTTCGCCACCGAGTCGTTCTTACCAATGCCAACTTGGCGTCAATAGTAATTGTGGCCCCGTCCAATATGAACCACAAAGTATTGAAGGCCCTCAGGGATTTCCATCCGGCGGCCCTGCCGATGGTCACTTGGCGAGCGGTGGGAAAGCAAACTTTAGTGCTTTAGATAGCCAAAGCCCGACGCGTTGGGTGAAAACATCCATTAAGAGCGGGGAAAATACATTTGTATGGAATTTAACGGCACAACATAAAACGACAAGCTGGAAATATTATCTGACAAAGTCAGGTTGGAATAACACCAAGCCATTGACTCGGGCAGATTTTAATCTAAAACCATTCTGTGAGTTTAATGATGGTGGCGCTCTTCCTCCTCAAACGGTGACTCATAAATGCACCATCCCGACAGGCAATACCGGAGATCAGGTGATTCTGGCGGTTTGGAATATTGCAGATACAAGTAACGCGTTTTATCAGGCAATTGATGTGAATATTACCGACTAAAATATCTCCCTGAAATAACATGCGTAACGTTGTGTAGAGGTTACAAAGCGTAGCCTCTACACGGCAGAAAAAACGAGTTTACTATCCTAAATAAAACCCGCATCAAACTCACTGCTGATTTAGTTTGAAGTTTCAAATGTTCTATAAGCACTTCCATTCGAGCAACTGAGCCAGTTTCAACTACGCTACAGAACATGCCGAGCTGGGAAAAATTTACATTCATTCTCTTTGTGTGAATAACTTGATTATCATTATTCACTTTTTGAGATTTTCTTGGTCAGGCAATATAACAATAAATTATTTAACAATTATCTATCATCAGCATGATAGGGATGGAGATCCTGCAATGGCAGTGCGTATCGCATTAAGCGGCTTTTTAGCCTTGGTTGTGGCAATGGGAATTGGGCGGTTTGCTTTCACGCCTCAGGTTCCGTTGATGATTGCAGAGCATCAGTTTTCACTGACCGGCGCGGGAATTGTGGCCGCGCTTAACTATTTGGGCTATTTGGCCGGTGCTTTTGACGCGATGCGAGCGAGCAGACAGGTTGAACGGCGGTTGCAGCTTGGGCTTTGGGGGGCGGTGTTTTTAACGCTGCTTTCAGCCTTTGTCAGCGGTTTTTGGTGGCATAGCTTAATTCGCTTTATGGTTGGCTGGGCGAGCGGATGGGCAATGGTGCTGGTGGCCGCATGGACCAATGAACGTCTGGCTCATTTCGGAAAACCCAATCTTGCTGCCGCGGTGTTTGCCGGTCCTGGCGCCGGTATTTTTATCAGTGGGATGCTATCGGTCGGAATTAGCGCGCTTAATCTCGATGCGGCTCAGGCGTGGCTGGTTTATGGCGTGTTAGCGTTGGTGCTGAATGGTTTTATCGCCCGTTTCTTACCAAAAGCAGGGGAGCTTCATCGCCCTGACGTGCCAGCGCAGCCTTTGGTATTAACGCCC harbors:
- the ptrR gene encoding putrescine utilization regulator PtrR translates to MDLTQLRMFCSVAETGSVARAAELLHRVPSNLTTRLRQLEQELGTDLFIREKQRLRLSPMGHNFLNYAKRILALSDEAMSITHAGEPAGSFALGSMESTAATRLPVLLAAYHQSYPQVSLSLVTGTSGEITEKVRAGTLAAGLVDGPLNHDELNGCIAFREEMVVISSLEHPPITRAKDAANQTLFAFRPSCSYRLRFESWFQQDGAVPGAIMEIQSYHAMLACAASGAGIAMIPRSVLSLLPGHERVAVHTLPDDIAHTATWLIWRRDAFNPNIRALKMQIIEQERAQEHIEEQPEAIDISASEHAIVLHQKKPGAHHAND
- a CDS encoding winged helix-turn-helix domain-containing protein; its protein translation is MLTLNERCHIDLSNQCICYDESYIHLSYMEVMLLKLLIKHADKILTKEEVIAELWPDDAENHEYIDNLSQLIHKVRRILAICGLKNTILTVRNKGYRFSLIACQDIPMEKHEDAQSPPFPPTETLDNNSNKLIINILQQQYDIRFMCYLNIVLFITIISHYFSFLG
- a CDS encoding lytic polysaccharide monooxygenase, producing the protein MNRKLQALISTSVLTAGVMFYCQASYAHGFVTSPPSRSYQCQLGVNSNCGPVQYEPQSIEGPQGFPSGGPADGHLASGGKANFSALDSQSPTRWVKTSIKSGENTFVWNLTAQHKTTSWKYYLTKSGWNNTKPLTRADFNLKPFCEFNDGGALPPQTVTHKCTIPTGNTGDQVILAVWNIADTSNAFYQAIDVNITD
- a CDS encoding YbfB/YjiJ family MFS transporter yields the protein MAVRIALSGFLALVVAMGIGRFAFTPQVPLMIAEHQFSLTGAGIVAALNYLGYLAGAFDAMRASRQVERRLQLGLWGAVFLTLLSAFVSGFWWHSLIRFMVGWASGWAMVLVAAWTNERLAHFGKPNLAAAVFAGPGAGIFISGMLSVGISALNLDAAQAWLVYGVLALVLNGFIARFLPKAGELHRPDVPAQPLVLTPALKRLVWSYSLAGFGYILPATFLSQMAHARFPDSLFAQFVWPVFGFAAVVGIGLGILTRRWLLTQQRLAIVLWIQALGIVFTETIPGVSGLVLGALLTGGGFLCVVQLSLQYGRELAPSHIRYMAGLLTTGYAVGQLVGPMLSAISTSLTHRLEPALYIAAIGLLVAGGLVFRPQPVCRPQTERVDG